A portion of the Actomonas aquatica genome contains these proteins:
- the dcuC gene encoding C4-dicarboxylate transporter DcuC yields the protein MTIAALLIIATTLYFIFKQADVRMVLFAGGLALATLALQPLVVFEAFMREIGNGKTIGPICSAMGYSFVLRATGCDRAMISRLLHPLRRAGWLLLPGGCAVAFLTNIAINSQTAAAAAVGPILLPLLRAAGFPAIVAASCLLLGTSCGNLCNPGEADLVALHDASGAGMAQILGVMLPAVLAGFAVMVATFTWQERNSLQRAVTATETDEFAAIDTPRWKAFMPPLPVVMIFVLLPGFLFDHLPPPFEKGLPVPYAMLIALIVLLVLSRRDLSAVVKTFFEGMGSGFAQVISLIVTASCFIAGITAAGLTDKLVAFAAESGAWGRVAAAVFPGALAVVTGSGTGPSVAFTKAIVPALSATDLHLSLDLGALGAIAANYGRTVSPVAAVVLFVTSLAGVEIAPTFRRLALPLLAGFVVAFGVVWMVE from the coding sequence ATGACGATCGCCGCGCTCCTCATCATCGCCACCACCCTTTACTTCATCTTCAAGCAGGCCGACGTCCGCATGGTGCTCTTCGCCGGCGGTCTCGCGCTGGCGACGCTGGCGTTGCAACCGCTGGTGGTCTTCGAGGCCTTCATGCGCGAGATCGGCAACGGCAAGACGATCGGTCCGATATGTTCGGCGATGGGGTATTCCTTCGTGTTGCGGGCAACGGGGTGTGACCGCGCCATGATCAGTCGGCTGCTGCATCCGTTGCGGCGGGCGGGCTGGCTGTTGTTGCCGGGGGGATGCGCAGTGGCGTTTTTGACCAACATCGCGATCAACAGTCAGACCGCGGCCGCGGCGGCGGTGGGGCCCATTCTGCTGCCCTTGCTGCGGGCGGCCGGGTTTCCGGCCATCGTGGCGGCGAGTTGTCTGCTGCTCGGGACCTCCTGTGGCAACCTGTGCAATCCGGGCGAGGCCGATCTGGTGGCGTTGCATGATGCCAGCGGGGCGGGCATGGCGCAGATTCTCGGCGTGATGTTGCCGGCGGTGCTGGCGGGTTTTGCGGTGATGGTGGCGACCTTCACCTGGCAGGAGCGCAACTCGCTGCAGCGCGCGGTGACTGCGACGGAGACAGACGAGTTCGCGGCCATCGATACGCCGCGGTGGAAGGCCTTCATGCCGCCGCTGCCGGTGGTGATGATCTTCGTCCTGCTGCCGGGTTTTCTCTTCGACCATCTGCCGCCGCCGTTTGAGAAGGGCTTGCCGGTGCCCTACGCCATGTTGATCGCGCTCATCGTGCTGCTGGTGCTGAGTCGCAGGGATCTTTCGGCGGTGGTGAAGACCTTTTTTGAAGGCATGGGCAGCGGCTTTGCGCAGGTGATTTCGCTGATCGTGACGGCGAGCTGTTTCATCGCGGGCATCACGGCGGCGGGGCTGACGGACAAGCTGGTGGCCTTTGCGGCCGAGAGCGGCGCGTGGGGGCGGGTGGCCGCGGCGGTCTTTCCGGGCGCGCTGGCGGTCGTGACCGGGTCGGGCACCGGACCGAGTGTGGCCTTTACCAAAGCGATCGTGCCGGCGCTGAGCGCGACGGATCTCCACCTGAGCCTTGATCTTGGCGCGCTGGGCGCGATCGCGGCCAATTACGGACGCACGGTTTCGCCGGTGGCCGCAGTGGTGTTGTTTGTGACTTCGCTGGCAGGCGTGGAGATCGCGCCGACATTTCGGCGGCTGGCGCTGCCGTTGCTGGCGGGCTTCGTGGTGGCGTTTGGCGTGGTGTGGATGGTCGAGTGA
- the ppdK gene encoding pyruvate, phosphate dikinase, producing the protein MAAKTQAKKTAKKAVKKTAKAVKKAPATKKSAAKAPKYVYSWGDGKADGNSTMKNLLGGKGANLAEMSRIGLPVPAGFTVTTEVCTYFYDNGRKYPKELQAQIEEGIAKMEKSMGTKFGDASGFPLLVAVRSGARDSMPGMMDTILNLGLNDETVVALEKATNNPRFAWDCYRRFIQMYGDVVLGVQKRPNEDHEPFEMVIEHAKAELLGDADAEDTAFSAEQLQEVIARFKKLVKERTGKDFPTSPWEQLQGAIGAVFGSWMNDRAIVYRRKYNIPAEWGTAVNVQAMVFGNTGEESGSGVAFTRDPATGEKVFYGEFLMNAQGEDVVAGVRTPDPVALLAKKQPSSLKELERIRKVLESHFKDMQDFEFTIQEGKVYMLQTRNGKRTGVAAVRIACEMVKEKLIDWKTAVNRVPADQLEQVLAPIFDAKAAKAAKQIAVGLPAGPGAASGKIYFNADRAAEAAAKGQKVLLVRVETSPEDLRGMIAAEGILTARGGVSSHAALVARQMGKVCVCGAAALQVDYDARTLSVGKAQWKEGDFLSIDGTSGAVFSGEVPTAPSEVIQGLIKGNKKAQKSGTYKNFVQLMDWCKKVTKLQVRTNADTPEQTEQAIAFGAVGIGLTRTEHMFFEGDRIDAMREMILARNTEAREAALAKLLPFQRKDFFGIFKALKGFPATIRFLDPPLHEFLPHTKEQQLDLAHKLNIPVEDIMSRVAELHEFNPMLGFRGCRLGICYPEITRMQTRAVIEAAIQAKKKGIKTKPEIMIPLIGFGKELEIQVATVHAEAKAVMKEQKTKVAYSVGTMIEVPRGALTADEVAKTAEFFSFGTNDLTQTTLGMSRDDSGSFLAPYAEAEILPRNPFASIDQNGVGQLMQVAIEKGRATRPGIKLGICGEHGGDPDSVKFCHKLGLAYVSCSPYRVPVARLAAAQAAVADSK; encoded by the coding sequence ATGGCAGCTAAAACCCAAGCCAAAAAGACCGCCAAAAAAGCGGTTAAGAAAACCGCCAAGGCCGTGAAGAAGGCCCCGGCTACGAAGAAGTCCGCCGCCAAGGCCCCCAAATACGTTTACTCGTGGGGCGATGGCAAAGCCGACGGTAATTCCACGATGAAGAACCTCCTCGGCGGCAAGGGCGCTAACCTCGCCGAGATGAGCCGCATCGGCCTCCCGGTCCCGGCTGGCTTCACGGTCACCACCGAGGTCTGCACCTACTTCTACGACAACGGTCGTAAATACCCGAAGGAGCTCCAGGCCCAGATCGAAGAGGGCATCGCCAAGATGGAGAAGAGCATGGGCACCAAGTTCGGTGACGCCTCCGGCTTCCCGCTGCTCGTCGCCGTGCGCTCCGGCGCCCGCGATTCCATGCCGGGCATGATGGACACCATTCTCAACCTCGGCCTCAACGACGAGACCGTCGTCGCCCTCGAGAAGGCCACCAACAACCCGCGCTTCGCGTGGGACTGCTACCGCCGCTTCATTCAGATGTATGGCGACGTGGTGCTCGGCGTGCAGAAGCGCCCGAATGAAGACCACGAGCCGTTCGAGATGGTCATCGAGCACGCCAAGGCCGAGCTCCTCGGCGACGCCGATGCCGAAGACACCGCCTTCAGCGCCGAGCAGCTCCAGGAAGTTATCGCCCGCTTCAAGAAGCTGGTGAAGGAGCGCACCGGTAAGGATTTCCCGACCAGCCCGTGGGAGCAGCTCCAAGGCGCCATCGGTGCCGTGTTCGGCTCCTGGATGAACGACCGCGCCATCGTCTACCGCCGCAAATACAACATCCCCGCCGAGTGGGGCACGGCCGTCAACGTGCAGGCCATGGTCTTCGGCAACACCGGCGAAGAGTCCGGCTCCGGCGTCGCCTTCACCCGCGACCCCGCCACCGGTGAGAAGGTGTTCTACGGCGAGTTCCTCATGAACGCCCAGGGCGAAGACGTCGTCGCCGGTGTCCGCACCCCGGACCCCGTCGCCCTCCTCGCCAAGAAGCAGCCCTCCTCCCTCAAGGAGCTGGAGCGCATCCGCAAGGTCCTCGAGTCCCACTTCAAGGACATGCAGGACTTCGAGTTCACCATCCAGGAAGGCAAGGTCTACATGCTCCAGACCCGCAACGGTAAGCGCACCGGCGTCGCCGCCGTCCGCATCGCTTGCGAAATGGTGAAAGAGAAGCTCATCGACTGGAAGACCGCCGTGAACCGCGTGCCGGCCGACCAGCTCGAGCAGGTCCTCGCCCCGATCTTCGACGCCAAGGCCGCCAAGGCCGCCAAGCAGATCGCCGTCGGTCTGCCCGCCGGCCCGGGTGCCGCCTCCGGCAAGATCTACTTCAACGCCGACCGCGCCGCCGAAGCCGCCGCCAAGGGCCAGAAGGTGCTCCTCGTCCGCGTCGAGACCTCTCCGGAAGACCTTCGCGGTATGATCGCTGCCGAGGGTATCCTCACCGCCCGCGGTGGTGTGTCCTCCCACGCCGCGCTCGTCGCCCGTCAGATGGGTAAGGTCTGCGTCTGCGGCGCCGCCGCCCTGCAGGTCGACTACGACGCCCGCACCCTCTCCGTCGGCAAGGCCCAGTGGAAGGAAGGCGACTTCCTCTCCATCGACGGCACCTCCGGCGCCGTGTTCTCCGGCGAGGTTCCGACCGCTCCGTCCGAGGTCATCCAAGGCCTCATCAAGGGCAACAAGAAGGCCCAGAAGAGCGGCACCTATAAGAACTTCGTGCAGCTCATGGACTGGTGCAAAAAGGTCACCAAGCTCCAGGTTCGCACCAATGCCGACACTCCCGAGCAGACCGAGCAGGCCATCGCCTTCGGCGCCGTCGGCATCGGCCTCACCCGCACCGAACACATGTTCTTCGAGGGTGACCGCATCGACGCCATGCGCGAGATGATCCTCGCCCGCAACACCGAGGCCCGCGAAGCCGCCCTCGCGAAGCTCCTGCCCTTCCAGCGCAAGGACTTCTTCGGCATCTTCAAGGCCCTCAAGGGCTTCCCGGCGACCATCCGCTTCCTCGATCCGCCTCTGCACGAATTCCTGCCCCACACCAAGGAGCAGCAGCTCGATCTCGCCCACAAGCTGAACATCCCCGTCGAGGACATCATGTCCCGCGTGGCTGAGCTCCATGAGTTCAACCCGATGCTCGGATTCCGTGGCTGCCGTCTCGGTATCTGCTACCCGGAGATCACCCGCATGCAGACCCGCGCTGTCATCGAGGCCGCCATCCAGGCCAAGAAGAAGGGCATCAAGACCAAGCCCGAGATCATGATCCCGCTCATCGGCTTCGGCAAAGAGCTCGAGATCCAGGTCGCCACGGTGCACGCCGAGGCCAAGGCCGTCATGAAGGAACAGAAGACCAAGGTCGCCTACTCCGTCGGCACCATGATCGAAGTTCCCCGCGGCGCCCTCACCGCCGACGAAGTCGCCAAGACCGCGGAGTTCTTCTCCTTCGGCACCAACGACCTCACCCAGACCACCCTCGGTATGTCGCGTGACGACTCCGGTTCCTTCCTCGCGCCTTACGCCGAGGCGGAAATCCTCCCGCGCAACCCCTTCGCTTCGATCGACCAGAACGGTGTCGGCCAGCTCATGCAGGTCGCGATCGAGAAGGGCCGTGCGACCCGCCCGGGCATCAAGCTCGGCATCTGCGGTGAGCACGGTGGTGATCCGGACTCCGTGAAGTTCTGCCACAAGCTCGGCCTCGCCTACGTGTCCTGCAGCCCGTATCGCGTCCCCGTGGCGCGTTTGGCTGCCGCGCAAGCGGCGGTTGCCGACAGCAAATAA